The Polyangium mundeleinium genome contains the following window.
GCGCCGGCAAGCTCTCGCTGGCGCTCGAGGACGTGGATCTCGCCACGCTGGCGCGCGAGGCCATCGACGGCCTCCAGCATCAGGTCACCGTCGCGGGCTGCACGGTCGAGCTCGTCGCCTCCGAGCCCGTCGTCGGCCGGTGGGATCGGTTCCGGATCGAGCAGGTCTTCATCAACTTGCTGACGAACGCCATCAAGTACGGCATGGGCAAGCCCATCACCGTCGGCGCGCGCCGCGTGGGGCCGCGGGCCGAGTTCTGGGTCGAGGACCGCGGCATGGGCATTCCCAAGGACGATCAGGCCCGGATCTTCGAGCGTTTCGAGCGCGCCGTGTCGAGCCGCAGCTTCGGCGGCCTCGGCCTCGGGCTCTACATCGCCCGGCAGATCGTGGAGGCCCACGGCGGCACGATCCGCGTGCACAGCGAGCCTGGGCACGGGGCGACGTTTACGGTGGAGTTGCCGGGCGGGTAGCCGCTCCCTTCGCGCGGGATGGATGAGGATGGGGGGGCTTGCTTGGGGGCGAAGGTCTCCCCAACATCCGGGGAGGAGGGCTTTGCGGGCCCCGGCATGGATGCGCATGGCAAGAGGACTCCCGTCGTCGTGGAAGGAGACCGCCGTCAGCTTGGCGATAGGCGCCGTCTTGCTGTTCATCTTCCTGGATGACCGGTTCCCCACGTGGCTCCGCGCGAGCATCGGCATTTTGATCATTGTGGCCCCGGTGCTGCCCTTTCTGGTCCTCCTCCCCTGGCATTTCATCGCGCGGTCTCGTGGCCTTGCCCCACGGAGCGACGTTCCTTGCGTGGTGTCGCTCTCGGAAGGGGGGCTTCACGTCCAGCGAGGGGACAAACGCACGAGCCATGTGCTGGACCTCGTCGCGCGGGCACGGTTTGCGCGAAACGACAACTGGACCGAATCCAAGATGCTGGAGGACGCGCTCGGGCTCTTCACGGCGAAGGGGCGGGAGATCGAGCGGCTGCCCGAATCGGCGACCGGCCTCGACGAGCTCCAGCGCGAGCTCGGGGCCCGCGGGATTCCGATCGAGGATGTCGAGGTGAGCGCGCCGGCGTTCCTCGATTGATTCGAGGCGCGCAGGGAGCGGCGGGATGGAGGGGAGAAGGTGGTGGGACGCCTCGGCCGATAGGAGTCGCCCCCCTGCGGGCCGCTCGGGCTTGCCTTTGGGGCCTCCCCAAAGCCCTTGCCGGCCGCCGGAGCCCGGGCTTGGGGCCTGCCCATGCTCAAGTCCTACAAGGCCGACGAAGACATCGAGAAGTTCATCTCCATCACGCCGGCAACGAACGCTTCACGACGCTTCCTCATCATACGACGCGATCCAGGCCTGCAGCGCCGATGGACAATACAGTGACGCGGAGAGGGCCATGGTGATCCGGATGGCAGCGAAGCTCGGGGTTTCCGAGGACCTGGTCCGGCAGATCGAAGAGGTCTGCATCGAGGAAGCCCGGCTGCGGGAGAAGCGGCTGAAGCTGGTGTATCCGGAGGGGGCGCCCCTGTAGGCGGCGGGCGGCTCGGGCCCCCCGCGTCCTGAACTTGGGCCGCTCAGAGGCTGACGGCGAAAATGTTGCCGGATGCAAGCCGACCCTCGATCCATGCAAAGCGAGTCTGGCCGAATCGACCCGCCAGGGGGCGGTAGCACATGTAGGCTGCCATGCTCGTTGGTCGGGGCCTTAAGAGTTCTAAGCGTACCGGCGGGGCCCATGTCTCAGCGGATGCAAACGAGCCCAGCCTGGGAAAGCCTCGAAGAGCAGCGCATCCCCGGCACCCGGGGCACGACGCCAAAGGGATACCGCCTATGGGGATGGGCCGAGGGGCGCCTTAGCGTTCGCTGAAATTTCTCGCGCGCTCGACTCCTCCACGCGCAGTCGCCCTGTCGCCTCGTAAGGCCCGACCCACCCGTAGGACAGCACATAGGTGCTGTTGCGGAGGATGTCTTAAGGGCAATTTAATCGGCCCCCATAGCGCGGACACTCCATGCTTGTCGGGCTTCCACGAGATACGCCATGCAACCCAGCGCGCTCCTCGGCAACATGTTCTCGCTCCTGTCGAGTGGCCCCCGCGCAGCATTCCGCGCTCATCCATGGGTCGGGGTCCTCCCGCAGCTCATCCGCGATCCCTTGCGCCTGCTCGACGCGCTCGCGAGCGAGGCCCCGACGCGCGTCGTCCGGCTGAACGCGGCGCCGGCGCCCCCTCTACCTGCTCACCCGCCCGGAGCACGTGGAGCACATGCCTCGACGGCCTCTTCTTCGTGCAATTCGGCAAGGGCGCGGCACGCGCCCCAGGAAAGGTTCGGGAATGTTGTTTTCTAGTGCATCTCGGCATCGCGCCGCTCGCCTGGAACAGGCGAGCGCGAGCCGCTGCGTATCCCCTTCGACGAGGGGAGGTTTGCCGGGGCAGGCGCGCTCGACATGCTGGTTCGGGGCGATCCTGGCGCTTGGGCTCGTAGGGTGCCTGGCCGATACGGGTGACGCGTCCGGCCAGGCGGTCGCTCCCAGCGAAGAGGGCGTGACGTCCACCGACACGGCGGCCTTGGAGGCCACGGAGGATACGCGGACCTGTGCATCCGGCTTCGCCTACAGCTTTGCGTGCCACTCCATGCAGCCGACCAACGTCTGCCCCCAGGCGGGCACGGCGCCGTGCTCGCCCTACGAGAGCGACTACGATCCGGAATGCTCCATCGCGTCGTACGGGCAGCGCCAGGAGCACCTGACGCTCACGGGTTATTACAAGCAGGTCAAGGTCTGCACGCCGGACGAAGGGGGCGGACCGCCGGTGTGCGACTGGGAGCCGCAGGCCTTCCTGCACACGTCGTGCGCCGCGCACGCCGAGAGCGAGATCGCGCGGCTCTCGTACGGCGACGCGGCGATGGTGACATACACCGCGAATCAGGGGCCCATCCTCGAGCATTACCCCACGAAGCCCTCGGCCAGCTGCGACATCACCTATGACGGATGGCTCTCCCTCGCGCGGCCCGTCCATGCGTCCTGCCGCCATGCGAACCACCCGCTGGCGCCCTCGTCCGAGTGCGGGACGGAGCTGCGAAGGAGCGCTCCAGGCTCCACCCTCGCACAGGCGAAGCAGGAGGCGCAGAGCGCCTGGGAGGTGCTGGGCGGCGTTGGGCCCGTCCCCCTGAGCACCGAGCCCTTCTGCCCGAGCGACCTGGGCACGCTGCCCACGGATCGGCAGAACGGCGAGACGCCGGGCGCCATCGAAGGTGCGGCCAGCGTCTCGCCCACCGGCGCAGCGCAGTACTCGATACCGCTCTGGGTGCCCGAAGGGCGCGCCGGGCTCGCGCCCGAGCTCGAGCTTTCCTACTCCAGCCAGGGCGGCAATGGCCTGCTCGGCGTGGGCTTCTCGCTCTCGGGCCTTTCGCAAATCACGCTCTGTCCCAAGACCATGGCGCAGGACGGCGAGGCGCAGGACGTACAGTTCAGCTCCGACGACCGTTTCTGCCTCGATGGCCAGCGGCTGGTCGCAGTCCATGGCCCCTACGGGGCCGACGGCACCGAGTACCGCCTGGAGAACAATCCTTTCACCAAGATCGTCGGCGTCGGCTCCTTCGGCGGCGTCGGGCCGGAGATGTTCCGCGCCTATCTGAAGGACGGGAACATTCTCACCTTCGGCGGCTCGGGCAAGTACCTCGGCGGCCTGCGCGTGACCGTCGCGCGCAGCAGCAGCGGGCCGGTCGAGTCGGTCGAAGGCGAGCATTACGCCTGGCCCGTGGCGCGCATGGAGGACCGCGCGGGCAACTACATCGACTACGACTACGCCACTTCGGTGGTCAACGGCGCCGAGCTGTGGCCGACGCAGATCCGCTGGACGGGCAACACCGGCGCAGGACTCGCGCCGCAGCGTTCGGTGCGCTTCGTCTACGAGGAGCGCCCCGACATCCAGGAGAATTACGTCAACGGGCTGAAGATCCGCTCGCCGCGGCGCCTCAAGCGCCTGGAGATGTGGGGCCCGAGTCCCAACCAGCCCGCGCTCCTGCGCTCCTACGACTTCGCATACGCCAACACGTCCATCTCCGGCCTCAGCCAGCTGACGCAGGTGAAGGAGTGCGATGGCACCGGTGCCTGCAAGCGCCCCACCACGTTCGAGTGGACGCAGGGAAGCTGGGACTTCGAGCGGGAGGAGACGACGATCTCGCTCGACCCCTTCACCATCGGCTCCACCGAGGTCTCCTACGTGGAGCTCTTCGCCGCGAAAACCGACCCGCTCAGGGGAGACCAGCTGATCCTCCACCGGAACGATGGGCGATGGGAGGTCGCCAGCTCCGTGTTCCAGGATGAGGACCCCAACATCTCCGACGTGTCGCCGCGCTTCGTGGACACCGACGCGAGCGGCGGGGCCGAGATGTTCAAGGTCGCTGTCCCCGGGGGCGGCGGCGCCAAACGCTGGATGCGTTTCAATATTTTCAATGGTCAGATGGGGTGGGACGGCATGGACGGGGAGTCGTCCACCATGTGGCAGTCCTTCACCGAGCCCTATGACCCGCCCTTGTACTTCGCGGATCTCGAGGGCGATGGGCTGCCGGAGGCGCTGCGCATCGTCAAGACGCCCGAGGCGTTCATCTGGGCATTCCGACCCAACACCCAAGGCACGCTGGGCGAGTACTTCCAGCTGCCGAGCCTCCGCGCTCCCTGGGCCAACGACGGGTTCGCGCAGGCGTATTCGGCGCACATCGAAGGCTCGAGCCGCACGTCGCTGCTGGTCGCCGAGAAGGACGCCTTTGCCGACGGCAAGAACTACCTGACTGCGCTGGAGCTGCGAGGCGGTAACCTGTGGCAGCATCCCACGACGCTCGAGGCCTTCACCGAGGGCCAGCCCAAGCCGCGCTACTGGTTCGCCGACATCAATGGCGACGGGCTCGCCGACGCGCTGCGCTTCACGCCGGAGGGCGGCGCGCCCGTGGTGCACATCAACACCGGCAACGGCTTCCGCGCCGGCGAGTCGCACTACATCGCGGTTGGCTACCAGGCGGGCCGCTTCTACCCGTGGCAGAAGCAGGATCCGCCGGGCATCTACACGGCAGATCTCAATTTCGACGGGAAGCAGGACGTGCTGATCGCACAGAAGTACCGGCCCGACGGCCAGTCGCGCGATCACTGGGTGATGATGCAGTCGACGCGCTACGGCTTCGAGGGGCGCATTCTCCTGGACGTGCCGCTCGGCGCCATCGGTCTGCCCTTCCTCGCCATGAATACGGCCAAGTTCGTCACGCTCGGAGATTTCAACAACGATGGGCTCACGGACATCCTCCAGTCCGAGACGGTGAACGGCTCTCGCCGCGTGGTGAAGTACCTGCGGAAGGGGCCGCGGCCCGACGTGCTCACGGCGGTGCGGGACGGCAACGGCGCGCGCGCCGAGTACAGCCACCAGACACGGCAGCAGACAGGTTTTGACGTCACCGCCGACTCGGGGTGGACGGTGAGGCAGCAGGCACCGGCTCCAACCTCGACGTCGGTGGTAAACGAGCTGCGCCTGGATGACGGAAAGGGCGGCCTCAACCGCTATACTTACAGGTACAGCGGCGGGCGCATCGACCGCCTGCGCGGTTTCCTTGGCTACGTCACTCACACCGTGACGGACGAGCAGACGGGCGCCATCGTCTATACCGTATACGACCTCTCCAGCTCGGCGCGCGTGGGCACCGCATACCCTCTGGCTGGCAAGCCCGTGTATTCGCGCAGCTGGGTGAAGCTAGAGACGGGCTGGACGCAGGTCACGGAGACCTCGACGCATTACGAGGTGACCCAGGAAGCGAACGGTCACGTCTTTTTCGCCTGGCCACAACACATCACGCGCGTCGACGTGCAGCTGCCGCCAGGGCAGACGCTCTCTGTGCCAAACTACTTTAGTCTTCATCCATCGTACAGCTGGCTGCCCGGGAGGATCCCGCCCCCCTTCATCGCAGGCGCCGTAATCACCACCGGAGCCGACGTGGAGCAGGTCTACGACGCCGACGGCAACCTCACCTCGAAGCTCACCAAGGGCATGTACGGCGGGCAGTATACCGGCGAGGAGCAGCAGATCACGACGACCTTCAAGCCGAGGGACGCGGCGAACTGGCTCATCGGCCTGCCGGAGATGCGCTACACCACCCATCGCATGGACGCGAGCACGGCCGCGACGCGCACGGTCGGCTTCGACTACTATCCTACGGGCCTGCTGAAGACGGAGACGGTGGAGCCCTGGGGCCATCTGGACGCGTACCTGCGGACGGAGTACCAGCGCAATGCCTTCGGCCTGCCCATGCAGGTGACGGCCACCAATTTCAGGGGCCAGAGCCGTGCCGACTCCATTGGCTACGACAGCCTGGAGCAGATGTTCCCGACCACGGTCACCAACACGCTCGGGCACACGACATTGACCGAGTACCACCCGGGCCTCGGCGTGGTGACGGCAGAGACCTCGCCCAACGGGCTTCGCACCAAGTCGCAGTACGACGGCTTCGGCCGGCTACGCGTCGCCGACAGCCCTGACGAGGCGGACACCACGCTGCATTACGGCTGGGGCAGCGATGGCCTCGCCGAGATCCTCACGCAGCATGCCGACGGCAGCAGCAGCCTGCTGCGCCTCGATAAGCTCGGCCGCGAGGTGGAGACCCGCACGACCGGCTTCGATGGTCAGCCGGTGATCCAGCGCAAGGTCTACGATGCCCTCGGCCGGCGCACGGCTGTCTCCGTGCCACGCAGGAGCGACGAGCCCGAGCAGTTGACGAGCTTCGCTTATGACAAGCTCGGGCGCCTGCTTCTCGAAACGCATCCGGATGGCACCAAGGTCGAGCACGTGTACTCCATCGATCGCACGGACACGATCGACGCACGGAATGCCGTCTCCTATGTGCTCTACGACGCCGCAGGCCGCGTGGTGGAGAGCGCGGAAGGAGCCTTTGGAAGCGCGACCTTGCGGACCCGTTATGTCTACGCTCCCTTCAACCTGCCGAAGCAGGTCCAGATATTCGAGGGCGCGGAGGTGCGCCAGACGAGCAAACTGGGGTACGACATCCTCGGCCGCCGCACGCTCCTCGAGGAGTATTATGGCGCCAGCGCCACCGCGGGCTACCGCGAGCAGTCGGTGTACGAGGACGGCCTCGGTCGGCGTGTGCGCGACATCAACGCCGAGGGGGAGACGATTTCCGACTTCGACGCGCTCGGGCGCATCGTGCACAAGGACAGCCCCGACTTCGACGTCGACTACACCTGGGATAACGCGCCCGGCGCGGGTATCGGCCGCCTCGCCACGTACCTCAGCTTCGACGAGGGCGTGCGGGTGGACTACAGCTACGACGCGTTCGGTCACCTGAGCCAGTCGTCCTGGGATGTGGCCGATCCGCTCGTCTCCGGCGCGCGCAACACGCACGTGGTCCATTATTCCTACGACGGGCTCGGCCGCCTGGCAGAGGTCGAGTACCCCGAGGTGCCGAACCACGCGCGCTTCTTCGCACGCTACGGCTACACCGACTTCGGCCACCTGAAGGAGGTGACCGACGGCAGTGGCCAGCTGTTCTGGCGCGCCGAGGGGATCAACGCCCGCGGCCAGCTCACCGACGAGCGATTCGGCAATGACGTGACCTCGCATCGCGTCTTCGACCCGCTCCGACACGTGCTGCGTCAGATCAACACGCAGAACAGTGCGAACGAGGCTGTGCAGCAGCTCGGCTTCGACTTCGACGCGAATGGCAACCTGACGCTGCGCACGGACGGCGTGGCCCAGCTGCACGAGAGCTTCGGGTACAACCCATCCCTCAATCGGCTCGAGAGCTGGTCGGTGGCGCCGCTGCAGGCGCCGGAGAGCCCCTTCGCGACGCACAACTTCCACTACGACGGGCTGGGCCGACTCTACGCCCGCGAGGTGCTCTTGGGCGACCCGGCCAAGGCGCTGACGATCGACTACGACGGCTCCGGCGCGCACAACCCCTATGCGCCGATCAGCTCCAACCTCGGCAGCTACGACTATGACGGCAACGGCAACCAGATCGAGGGGCCGCAGCGCCACGTAGACTACACCGCGTTTGGCCTGCCCCGGCAGATCAGCACCTGGACCACGACCACCCGTTATCACTACGGTCCCGGGAACAAGCGCCTGCTGAAGAACGCGAGCAGCGGCGAGGTGACGACGTACATCGAGGACCTCTACGAGCGGCGGTATCGGACCGACGCGGTCGCGCACGTCTTCCACGTGCTGGCGGGCGGCCGCACCGTGGCCGAGGTGGTCTGGAAGGAGCAGGGCGGCAGCATCCTCGACGAGGAGGTCAACTACCTGCACGACGATCACCTGGGCTCGCCAGCAGCGATCACCGACGAATCGGGCGCGGTCAAGGAGTACCTGCGCTTCGACCCATTCGGCGCGCGCGCCGACGTCGACAATCCCGCGCTGCCCGCAGGCGCGGTCGCCAGCGGTGACGTGCGCCAGGGCTTCACCGGGCACGAGATGGAGGACGAGCTCGGCCTCATCAACATGAAGGGGCGTATCTACGACCCGAAGAGTGGCCACTTCCTCAGCCGCGATCCGATGGTGCAGTCGCCCTTCAGCCCGTGGTCGTACAACCGCTACGCCTACGTCGGCTACAACCCGCTCTCGGTCACCGATCCCACCGGCTTCGCCGGCGATCCGACGCACGGCGGCGACCTTTGCTACCCCTCGTGTCCCACGGACTCTGGCGGCAGCGATCCCACGATCGGCATCCCCATCCCCACCCCCTTCGGGGTCATCGTGATCACGGTGTCGCTCGACGTCGGCTCGGGTGGTGGCTCGAATGGCCCCAGCCGAGGCGGTCGCTCGCCTCAACGCGCCGACGAGAACGGCGGCATGGCGACCGAGGATGCCGAGCCCACGCGGGGCGGGCAGTCCAATGGCGGCGACCCTCGGTCCGGGTGGCAAAAGTTCAAGGACGGCCACTACGTCGGCACCGGCTTCGGCGAGGACGCGGCCATGTATTATGCCAACCTGACGACCGATCCCGACGCCACGGTCGGCGATCTCGTCGTCGGCTGGACCGGTGGGCTCTTTGCCTCGCTCTGGACGCGGGACACCTACTTCGATACCGCTTCCACGCTCATGACGGCCGGGGGGCTCAACAACCTCCTCAAGAATGCAGCAAAGGGCGCGTCAGAGGGGTTGCTCTCGACGTGCAAGGGCGGAAAATGCGCGGATTTGATCAACTGCTTCGTCGCCGGGACGCCCATCCTGACGCCGGACGGTGCCCGCGCCATCGAGAGCCTCCAAGCGGGCGAGATCATCGTCTCGCGGGATACCGAGACACCTCCGGGAGAGTGGCAGTCCCCCTCGGCGGTCGCGATCCTCAGCGAAGCGCGCCGGAGCGACGCCGCCGACCGACCCTTCGATGGCGAGGCGCGTACGCCGAGCTTCGACGACGTCGTCTGGGTGCTTGCGCATGAAGGGCACCGGGCGTCACACGTGGTCCTGCGGGAGGTTCGCGCCGGCGCGCGGGTGGCCTTCCAAGGACGTGTCTACGAGACGCGGCGCAGCGGCAAGGGCCTGGAGATCCGGGCGACGGGCGAGACGCTGCAGCGCATCCGGCAGACCATGCGACACGGTGCCACGCGCCTGGTCGAGCTGACCGTGCGGACCTCGCGGGGCGAGCACCGGCAGGTGGGCACGGCGGAGCACCCGTTCTACGTGCCGGCGCGCCGCGCCTTCCTCGCCATGACCGAGCTACAGCCGGGGATGGCCCTGCTCGGTGAGGGTGGCCAGCTGGTCGAGGTCGTCGCGGTGCAGCCGCGAGCGACTTCGGACGAGGTCTTCAACTTCGAGGTCGAGGGGACGCACACGTACTTCGTGTGTGACGGCGCGGCGTCCAGCTGCGAGCTGGTGCACAACGACTGCGCGCCCAAGCCCGGAGTGACCCAGATGTACACGCCGAAACCTAATGGCGTACCACGCCAGTGGACGCCCTCCGGACGCCAGCTCATCGAGGAGCCTGCGGTTTCCAAGGCGCTCGACAAGCTCCGTCCAGAGGTGCGCCAAGGCGTTGATGATGCGCTCGAGATGCTCGCCTTCGACAAGCCCGGGCTGAATCAGCACGCGCTGGGAGGTAACCGAGCAGGGCAGTGGGCCATGGATATTCGGGGCACGGGCGCGGGGCGCGGAGCCGGTCGTATCATCTACGAATACCTCAAGGACGGGTCCATCAGGCTCGTCGAGGTGCTGACCAAGCACAACTACTGATCCCTGTCCGATACCCTGCCGGAGGGCGTCGCCTCGCTCGAGGACGCCCTCCGGCAAGGCGCAGCGCTCGCAGGACGGCCGGTCGAGGCGTTCACGGCTCGGTCCATCTCTCCTTCGAGGCGCGCCGGCTGGTGCAGTTTCGAGGTCGACAAGGGCGTCGCCGACTTCACGAGTCTCCATTTCACCAGCTGGTTTCTGCGCCCGACGATGACGATCGACGAGGTGGCCTCGGCGCTCGACGCCCGGGCCGTACCGTCATCGACGGGTGACCCGCTACGACGTGCCGCTGCTCGAACTCGGCGAGCACGAAGGGCCTCGACGCGGTCGCCGGGGCGGAGGAAGCCCGCGCCGCGAAAGCCGTAGCGCGCGCAGGCGCGCATCGAGCCTGGGCTCCAGCGCGGAGAGCGCGACGAGCATTTCGTCGGTCGAGGGCACGCGCACCACGTCGCCCAGAGGTCGCCACGCACGCGGGGGCTTCGTGAAGACCATGGGGCGGGCCGCGAGGGGTTGCCGCCTCTCTCGCGGATGTGCCCACGAGCTCGATCCGAGGCTCGAGGT
Protein-coding sequences here:
- a CDS encoding RHS repeat-associated core domain-containing protein, whose translation is MPRRPLLRAIRQGRGTRPRKGSGMLFSSASRHRAARLEQASASRCVSPSTRGGLPGQARSTCWFGAILALGLVGCLADTGDASGQAVAPSEEGVTSTDTAALEATEDTRTCASGFAYSFACHSMQPTNVCPQAGTAPCSPYESDYDPECSIASYGQRQEHLTLTGYYKQVKVCTPDEGGGPPVCDWEPQAFLHTSCAAHAESEIARLSYGDAAMVTYTANQGPILEHYPTKPSASCDITYDGWLSLARPVHASCRHANHPLAPSSECGTELRRSAPGSTLAQAKQEAQSAWEVLGGVGPVPLSTEPFCPSDLGTLPTDRQNGETPGAIEGAASVSPTGAAQYSIPLWVPEGRAGLAPELELSYSSQGGNGLLGVGFSLSGLSQITLCPKTMAQDGEAQDVQFSSDDRFCLDGQRLVAVHGPYGADGTEYRLENNPFTKIVGVGSFGGVGPEMFRAYLKDGNILTFGGSGKYLGGLRVTVARSSSGPVESVEGEHYAWPVARMEDRAGNYIDYDYATSVVNGAELWPTQIRWTGNTGAGLAPQRSVRFVYEERPDIQENYVNGLKIRSPRRLKRLEMWGPSPNQPALLRSYDFAYANTSISGLSQLTQVKECDGTGACKRPTTFEWTQGSWDFEREETTISLDPFTIGSTEVSYVELFAAKTDPLRGDQLILHRNDGRWEVASSVFQDEDPNISDVSPRFVDTDASGGAEMFKVAVPGGGGAKRWMRFNIFNGQMGWDGMDGESSTMWQSFTEPYDPPLYFADLEGDGLPEALRIVKTPEAFIWAFRPNTQGTLGEYFQLPSLRAPWANDGFAQAYSAHIEGSSRTSLLVAEKDAFADGKNYLTALELRGGNLWQHPTTLEAFTEGQPKPRYWFADINGDGLADALRFTPEGGAPVVHINTGNGFRAGESHYIAVGYQAGRFYPWQKQDPPGIYTADLNFDGKQDVLIAQKYRPDGQSRDHWVMMQSTRYGFEGRILLDVPLGAIGLPFLAMNTAKFVTLGDFNNDGLTDILQSETVNGSRRVVKYLRKGPRPDVLTAVRDGNGARAEYSHQTRQQTGFDVTADSGWTVRQQAPAPTSTSVVNELRLDDGKGGLNRYTYRYSGGRIDRLRGFLGYVTHTVTDEQTGAIVYTVYDLSSSARVGTAYPLAGKPVYSRSWVKLETGWTQVTETSTHYEVTQEANGHVFFAWPQHITRVDVQLPPGQTLSVPNYFSLHPSYSWLPGRIPPPFIAGAVITTGADVEQVYDADGNLTSKLTKGMYGGQYTGEEQQITTTFKPRDAANWLIGLPEMRYTTHRMDASTAATRTVGFDYYPTGLLKTETVEPWGHLDAYLRTEYQRNAFGLPMQVTATNFRGQSRADSIGYDSLEQMFPTTVTNTLGHTTLTEYHPGLGVVTAETSPNGLRTKSQYDGFGRLRVADSPDEADTTLHYGWGSDGLAEILTQHADGSSSLLRLDKLGREVETRTTGFDGQPVIQRKVYDALGRRTAVSVPRRSDEPEQLTSFAYDKLGRLLLETHPDGTKVEHVYSIDRTDTIDARNAVSYVLYDAAGRVVESAEGAFGSATLRTRYVYAPFNLPKQVQIFEGAEVRQTSKLGYDILGRRTLLEEYYGASATAGYREQSVYEDGLGRRVRDINAEGETISDFDALGRIVHKDSPDFDVDYTWDNAPGAGIGRLATYLSFDEGVRVDYSYDAFGHLSQSSWDVADPLVSGARNTHVVHYSYDGLGRLAEVEYPEVPNHARFFARYGYTDFGHLKEVTDGSGQLFWRAEGINARGQLTDERFGNDVTSHRVFDPLRHVLRQINTQNSANEAVQQLGFDFDANGNLTLRTDGVAQLHESFGYNPSLNRLESWSVAPLQAPESPFATHNFHYDGLGRLYAREVLLGDPAKALTIDYDGSGAHNPYAPISSNLGSYDYDGNGNQIEGPQRHVDYTAFGLPRQISTWTTTTRYHYGPGNKRLLKNASSGEVTTYIEDLYERRYRTDAVAHVFHVLAGGRTVAEVVWKEQGGSILDEEVNYLHDDHLGSPAAITDESGAVKEYLRFDPFGARADVDNPALPAGAVASGDVRQGFTGHEMEDELGLINMKGRIYDPKSGHFLSRDPMVQSPFSPWSYNRYAYVGYNPLSVTDPTGFAGDPTHGGDLCYPSCPTDSGGSDPTIGIPIPTPFGVIVITVSLDVGSGGGSNGPSRGGRSPQRADENGGMATEDAEPTRGGQSNGGDPRSGWQKFKDGHYVGTGFGEDAAMYYANLTTDPDATVGDLVVGWTGGLFASLWTRDTYFDTASTLMTAGGLNNLLKNAAKGASEGLLSTCKGGKCADLINCFVAGTPILTPDGARAIESLQAGEIIVSRDTETPPGEWQSPSAVAILSEARRSDAADRPFDGEARTPSFDDVVWVLAHEGHRASHVVLREVRAGARVAFQGRVYETRRSGKGLEIRATGETLQRIRQTMRHGATRLVELTVRTSRGEHRQVGTAEHPFYVPARRAFLAMTELQPGMALLGEGGQLVEVVAVQPRATSDEVFNFEVEGTHTYFVCDGAASSCELVHNDCAPKPGVTQMYTPKPNGVPRQWTPSGRQLIEEPAVSKALDKLRPEVRQGVDDALEMLAFDKPGLNQHALGGNRAGQWAMDIRGTGAGRGAGRIIYEYLKDGSIRLVEVLTKHNY